CGACACCGTCGTGCTCGACCCTGCCAGCGAGACCGTCGAGTACCCCAACCGACCGCCCGAGTGGATGCACGACGGCGTCATGTACCAGATCTTCCCCCGGTCGTTCGAGGGGCCGCCACCGGACGGGGAGTGGCCCTTCGAGAACTCCAACGCCCACTTCGCGGCGTTCAAAGACCGACTGGACTATCTTGATGACCTCGGGGTCGACGTCATCTGGTTCACACCGGTCGTTCCCGGAGAGAGCTCCAACTGGAAGCCCCAGAAGTACAAGCGCATGCAGGACAACCCCGACCCCGATGTGGACCCGATTCTCGACTTCAAGTACTCCGGGGGCGGACCCCACGGCTACGACGCCCTCTCGTATTTCCAGGTCGCCGAGGACCTGGGCTCGCAGTATTCGATCGAGGACTACTACGACGACCCCCAGACCCGGCAGGCCGCCCGCGAGAACGCCATGGCCGAGTACAAGGAGTTCATCCAGGCCGCAAACGACCGCGGGATCAAGGTCTGTTTCGACCTCGTGATCAACCACTGCGGTCGCCATCACGAGTTCTTCCAGGACACGATCGAGACCAAGGGGCCCCGGACCTGGGCTTATCGGGACGTCGACGCCTGGGCCGACGGCCAAAGTGGTCGGCGCTACTCGAAGTACTTCGACTGGTTCGACCGGATGGACGCCCCGATCACGCGCGATTCCGACGGCTACGTCATCGAGGTCGCACCCGCCGAGACGGGCTTTGCCGGCCTGCGAGTCATGCCGAACATCAACTACAGCAACGTCGCGATGCGCGAACACATCCTCGCTGCGGCGGACTTCCTCTCGGGAGAGGTCGGCGTCGACGCCTTCCGGTGTGACATCGCCTACGGCGTCCCACACTCGATCTGGAAGGAGATCCGTAACGTCGTCCGGGCAAACGACAGCGAGTTCATGCTGCTCGACGAGACGATCCCGAACGACCCCAGCATGGCCGAAAACGAGTTCGACATGCACTTCGACACGTCGGACTTCATGGGGGCCGGTGCCCACGAGATCGTCAAGGGCAACAAGGGGATGCAGAGCCTCTACGGGCTCGTCGACAAGCGTCGCAGCGAAGGCTGGCCCGACCACACGCTCATCGTCAACTCAACAGGTAATCACGACGAGTTCCGGACGCTGGATCTGGCACTGGATTCGGGTGCCAGAGCCAACCCCGAGAAAGCCCAGCGCGCCGTCTGGGCCGCGGGGGTCGCACTCCCGGGCGTGCCGTTCGTCTACTACGGCCAGGAGCGCCAACTGAGCAAGTACGGCATCGAGCGGTACAACTACGACGGCTCCGGGGAGGACCCACGTTCGAACGACGGCGACGTCGGCCCCGGGAATCCCTCGCGGGCGTTCATGAACTGGGGCGACCAGTTCCCACAGAGCCACCTCGACTTCTACAAAGACGTACTGGCGTACTACCACGAGGATCCGGTACTCAAACCGGACGCCAAGCTGGAGGGCGCAGACACACGCAACCCCGTCGGCGACATTCTCTCGTTCCGGCGTCGCAAGGGCGAGCAGGCTCGCCTCGTCCTAGTCAACGCGAGTGACGGAACGGGGTACGTCGACGTCCATTCGAGCGTCTCGACGCGGGACCTGCTGACCGGCACAGACGTCGAGGTCGGTGACAGTCAGGACACGCCGGCGAACTTCGATCGGGTCGGCTTCGACACCATTGCGGTGCTGGACGCGCCGCCGAACTACGCGGTCGACCTCGAACTCCCGAGCGGTGACGACGACGGCCCCGGGAGCTACAACTACCCGGCCAGCCCCGACTTCGCCGACGACGCCTTCGACCTGACTGGCTTCCGCGTCGAGGATTCGGGCCAGACCTATCGCTTCGAGTTCGATATCGGCGGACAGCTCACCAACCCCTGGAACTACAGCGAGGGCTTCTCAGTCCAGCACTTCCAGGTCTATCTCCGCGACCCCCAGGGATCGGGCGGCTCGACCGACGGTCGCACCGGGACGAACGTCACGTTCGATTCGGCGTATCACTACCGGCTCGTGGTCGACGGCAAAAACGGAGCTCGGGTCGAGGACGCCGCCGGCAGTCAGCTGGCGACCGGAACGGTATCTGTCTCGGGCAGCACCGTTCACGTCGAGATCGACGAGAGTGCGATCAGCCCCTCGCTGACCAGCCTGGAGATCGCACCGCTTGTGCTCGGGTTCGATCCGGATCGGGCCGGCAACGTCGTTCCAGTCCAGCAAGAACCGGGCTGGAAGGCTTTCGGCGGCGGCGACGGCTCGGGCAACGCACCCCACGTGATCGACGTGGCGACGCCGCCCAGCGTCACCGCGTCGAACGCCCTGTCGTACACGAACGATTCGAAAGCGTCGATCCCGTTCATGTCGGTCGAGGAGGGGTACGCGACGCTGCAGTCGTGGTCCGATACGACCGGCGACGACACCAGCGTCTACACCTACCCCACCAGCCCAGACTTCCAGGAGGGGGCTCTCGACGTCACGGACTTCGTCGTGAAAGCAAACCACTCGCGGTACCGCTTCGAGACGACCTTCGACGTTCCGTACGTGCGAAACCCGTTCGACCTCCCGCTGGGATTCTCCCACCAGTTCTTCCAGATCTACATCCGCGACCCCGACTCGTCGGGGCCGTCGACGACCAGTGGCTGGGGCGGGCTGGGCGCGTCGACCGAACAGCCCTATCATTACCGGCTGGTCGTCAACGGCCAGTACGACCGTCGACTCGAAGTCCCCGATGGCAGTGGCGGGTTCACGACCGTCAGTCACGACGTCGACGCGAGTGTCGACGGCGACACGATCGCCATTTCGGTCCCGCGGTCGGTCTTCGACGGCGACCTCACCGACATGGAGATCGCACCGGTGATCGCGCCGTACGATGGAAACACTACCGACAATCTCCGAGACATCACCGCGAGCGCTGGGGGATTCAGCTTCGGCGGCGGGACGAGCAACGACGACACTCGGATCATCGACGCGATCACTCCCGAGGGTGCGTCGGTCAGTAGTGTCGTCTCCGCGGGGACGATCCCGTTCGTCTCGTTCGGCTCGGGGCGGACGATCGCGACGTTCAGCGACTCGGCCGGAGACGACGACGGCCCGGGAAGCTACACCTATCCGACGGCCTCGATCTACGAGGACGGGGTCTTCGACATCACATCCGTTACCTTCCGCGAGACCGACAGCCGCTACTACGTCGACGTCAAGCTGGAGAATCTCAACGCCAGCGGCTACGAGGACGGATCGATAGCGGCCAACGGCTTCGAACTGCAGACCGTCGGGATCTACCTCCGTGATCCCCAGGCCTCGGGCGGCTCGACGACCGGCCGGAACGGGACGAATCTGACGTTCACGCAGAACTACCACTACCGAATCCACGCGGAAGGATTCGCCGGCTACAGCGCCATGGAGGACGCGAGCGGGAGTTCCCTCTCGGGAGTGCTTGCGGTGGGTGCCGACGCGTCGACCGACACGATCAGCGTGGGCGTTCCCAAGCACGCCCTCGGTGTACCGCTGGAGCGGATGGAGGCGACCGTGTTCGTCTTCGGACAAGCGGGCGGCCAGACCGGTCGCATCCGTCAGGTCGAAGCCTCGAACGGCAGTTTCACGCCCGGTGGCGGCCGCGACGACGAGATGGATCCCAACGCGATCGACATGGTCGATCCCGTCGGCATCGACCAGGCGAGCGCGTTGTCGTACACGGACTCGACGAAAGCGAGCGTCCCGTTCTTCGCGATCGGCGGAGCGCCGTCCGTCAGTGGCTCGCCCGCACTGGACCCCGATAGCGACGGCAAATACGAAGACGTCGACGGCGACGGCGACACGGACGCCGACGACGCCATGACCCTGTTCAACAACCGAGCAAGCGACGTGGTCACAGACAACGTCGCCGGGTTCGACTTCAACGACAACGGGCGGATCGACATCGGTGACGTGATCTCGCTGTTCCAGGAGGTGACCAACTGATGGCGAGTACGACGCTCTCGCTGGCGGCGGACTCGACGACGGTGGAACTCGACGGCACGACGACCGTCGACCTCGTGGTCGACGCGGCGACGAACGACGTCTCGGCCTACGATCTGACGGTCGCGCTCGACACCGAGCGCGTCGCCGACATCACGGACGTCTCGCTGGCGACCGATTCCAGTGGCGGCGCGCCGGACCAGCAGTCGGTCTCGATCGCGGCCGATCACAACAGTGCGACCGTCTCGGCGGCGTACCTCGGCGACGCCGTCACGGGGAGCGCGCCGACGATCGTCACCGTCACCGTCGAGGCCGTCGCGCCCGGCTCGACGGACATCGTCCTGACGAGCGGGACCGACTCTGAGGTGTCCGATTCGGCCGGCGACGCCTACACGATCACCGACACGGACTCGGAGACCATCACGACCGAAGACACGACTGGGCCCATGGCTGAAGCCGGGCCGGACACCACTGTCGCCTCTGGCACAGTGGTCACCTTCGACGCCTCGGCCTCGACGGACAACGGCTACATCCTCGACTACGAGTGGGACTTCGGCGACGGCACGACCGACACCGGAGAGACGGTCACCCACAACTACGGTTCGACCGGTAGCTACACCGCCACGCTCACCGTGACCGACAGCGCGGGCAACACTGGGACGGACACGCGAACGGTCGACGTCGCGGATCTCCTCACCGAGAAGTGGTCGACCGACCTCAGTGGTCGAGTACAGTTTTCCACTCTCGCAGTCGGCTCCCAGCGCGTCTTCGTCGGCGGGCTGGACGCGACCTTCCACGCTCTGGATAAGGCCGACGGAACCGTCGACGGGGCGGCCTGGACAGTCGAACGCGCCGGCGCACTCGCCGATTCCTCGCCCACCATCGACGGCGGGCGCGTCTACGTCGGCAGCGGCGGCGGGACCCTGTACGCCTGGGCGACCGACGGTACGCAGGCCTGGCAGTACGACACCGACAGCGCGATTGTTTCCTCGCCCGTCGTGGCGAGCGACGTCGTCTACGTCGGCACGAACGACGGCCGAGTGCTCGCACTCGACGACACGTCGAACGGCGCCGAACTGTGGAGTTATGACGCCGGTGCACCGATCTACTCGGCGATTGCCGTCGACTCGGGACGGGTGTTCGTGACGACCGACGACGGCCGCCTCGTCGCGCTCGACACCAACGGATCGTTCCTGTGGGAACACGACACTGGGGCGGAACTGGGCCACTCCTCGCCCGTCGTGAGCGGCGGGACGGTCTACCTCGCCGCCGACGCCGTCTATGCCTTCGATCCGGCCGGCGGCTCGGTCCTGTGGCAGCAATCGTACGGCGGGACGGTAGGTTCGAGCCCCACTGTCGACAGTGGCACGCTGTACGTCGGCGACGCCTCGGGGACGGTCTGGGCGCTCGACACCGGCAATAGCGGCGCGGAACGCTGGCACTACGAGACCGGCAGCACGGTCGGCTCGGACCCGGCAGTCACGGGCAGTCGGGTCGCGGTCGGGGCCGACGACGGCTCGCTCTATCTGCTGGACGCGAGCACGGGCGATCTCGTCCAGGAAACGGCGGTCGGTGGGCGCGTCCGCTCCTCACCGACGGTCGTCGACGGCGTCCTCTACGTCGGCGACGACAGCGGCACGGCGTTCGCCCTCGACAACGTCTGATCAGGCTCGAAACGACGCTCACACAGAATCGAGGAGGACGCCCACGACTTCAGTCGTGGGTCGATGACTTGTCCTCTCCCGACCGGAGTCATAGTTTCGTTGTTTGAGAAACCAACACATCTTTCCCGTTGGCCACGGAACCAACGAAGTGACGGATGGAACCGACGGCCGACGACCTCGATGGGTACGACGACGCGACGGTGTACGAGGACGGAACAGTCGTTCGTGTGTCCGTTCGGCGGACGGATAACGACGCGTACCCGTCGGGATGGAAGTACACGTTCCACTACGGAGCGCTGACCGCGGGTCCCGAGACGCTCGATGACGGCACGATTCGGGGCTATCTCGAAAATCGAAGATTTTCGACGACTCTTCGAAACGGCCCTGCCGTTTCGAGACGATAACGCCCACGAGGACACGAAAGGTCACGAACTACACGTCGCTCCCGACCCAGAACCGGAGTACATCGAGTTCCCTGGCATCGAGGAACTATACGAACGGTTCTGGGACGAGATTCCGAAGCCACGGTTCGGTCCATCCAATGACAACGGTGATACCCATGACTGAACCAAACGTGCTCGTCGTCACGGTTGATGACGAGCCCAGCCCGTACGAATACGGCCTCGAAGCGATTCAGGCGCTCAAAGACGGCGAGAGCCTGGACCAACCCGCGACTGTCAGGTTCCCGAACGAGAGCCAACTGACCGACGTCTTCAACGAACGCACGTACACGCTCCTGCGTGTGATCAGAGACGAAGCACCCGAGAGCATCCGCGAGACGGCGCGGCTGGTCGGCCGAGACAAGAAGAACGTCCACGAGGAACTGACGACGCTCGAAGCGCTCGGGGTCATCCGCTTCGAATCCGTCGGGCGGGCGAAAAAGCCCGTCTTCCCCTACGACGATCTCGTCGTCACACCGCTTGCTCACGACTCCGGAGACGGGGCTGCTGCGGCGCCCTGACAGTGAGTCCCATCCCAATATTGTAACTCTACCCGAAATCAATATATAAATAAGTTTCGTATAGTGTTACAACATGCTCAGTCGAATCGAGCTTGAGGTGCTCGCCACTACCAAACGTGGTAACACGATTTCCGATATCGCAGGCGAACTCGGCTACAGCGAAAGCTACGTCTCTCGTGCGGTCTCGAACCTCACCGAGAAGGGGCTCTGCTACACGAAACGGGATGGCCGTCGAAAGCGAGTGAGTCCGTCCGACGCTCGTACAGTCGAAGTATATCAGAATCTCGTTCAGGAGTACTCGCACATCGACTTTCCGGATCTGCTGACCGGCAAGAGTCTCGAAGTCCTCTACTATCTGGACCAGCCACGCACAGTCACCGAGATCGCTGACGCGAGCGACAACTACCGCAACACCGTCAATCGTGTCCTGAAACGGTTCCGTGACCGCGGACTCGTCGGTGCGGACGACGGACGATATCAGTTCAATAAGGACTTCCACCGCCTGCACGAGTTCGCGCGTGAACTCGCACACCACCTCCATCGCCAGCGACTGGACGGAGTCACATCACGCGGGACGATTCTCTGGGAAGGCTACGACGAATTTCTCGCACAGACCGAGACAGAAATCGACGCTGAAGCATTTCACGAGACTGGACTTGCCCGGTTCGCTACGTTCGGCCTCCAGTTTCTGTTGACCGGAAAACGCTACTACTTCTATTCCGAGCAGATTGACGCCATTGAGCCTCCTGATCTCTGCTGTCACACGCTGTTGATCGACGACGGTACCCGCCATCAGTCGTACTGTCTGTTACTGCTCAGTCACATTGAGGTCGATGCAGATGCGCTCAGAGAGACGGCGTCGAAGTACGGACTTGAGACTGAAATCGACGCACTGCTACGGTATCTTCAGAACAGCGGCGACGTTGGGGATAACCGACTACCCGAGTGGTCAGCATTCGAAGAACTGGCGGCCGACTACGGGGTGACAGTGCCACAATGAGACCAACCTTTGGACGCGAGTACGTCGAGGATGAGTTCCAGCAGATCGCTGCTGCGCTCGCGGAGCCCCTTACTGTCTATCTGATCGGTGGCGGTGCAATGGCACTCCGGGATCTGAAAGGTGCAACCAAAGATATTGATCTTGTCGTCGCCGACGGCGACGCCTATGCCCGGCTGTGGGCTGTGCTGACGGATCTGGGGTATACAGAGATCCAATCGCTGGACGCAGATTACCGAGCCCTCGGTGCCACGAGTTGTGTGGAAAACGACGATGGATGTCGCATCGACATCTTCAATCAGCAGGTTGCGAACAAACTGGTGTTGACCGAGGGGATGGTCGATCGCAGTGAGCCGTTTCTCACGACCGGGCCCCTGACCGTTCGCTTGGTCAGGAACGTGGATATTTTCCTCTTCAAGCTAGTTGCAGGCCGTGACGACGATATCGAGGATATGAGTGTCCTCGTTGAGGCCGGCCTCGACTATAATTTCGTCGAGACCGAACTGGAGCGGCAGATCGAACGGCTCGGTGACGACCAGTTCACGACGTTTGCGAACGAGGCGTTGCTCGAACTGCAAGAGCGATACGGTGTGACTACGCCCATCGAGGACAGAGTTCGAGAGCTCACGCGGCGGTACTATCACGGATTGGAGGTTCTCCAGATACTCGACGAGCCCAAATCAATCGAGGAAGTGGCGGCCGAACTCGACCTCGAGGTTTCGACGGTCAACGAACGCATCGCGTACCTCGAAGAGTTCGACCGCGTCACTCGAGACGGCGATATGATAATCCTGCCTGAGCAACAGAGGAACTGAGCAGCAGAAATGCCAGTAAACCGAAGCGACATTCGAGAGCTCTGCACCGAGGCGGTCTTCGAACGCGGGCAGAACTACTACGCCGAGGGTCGCATCCGCGAGCGACGGCGCGTTGACGACGTCGTCACTGCTACAGTCGAAGGATCGAAACTGTACGACGTGACGCTCTCACTTTCCGAGCCGGACTTCGATCCATGGTGTACCTGTCCCTACGATGGCCCGGGCGAGTGCAAGCACGTCGTCGCCGTGCTGCTGTCGCTGATCGACGGGCTGCCAGAAGATGAAGGCGACCGCATCGACGAGATTTTC
The Halapricum salinum genome window above contains:
- a CDS encoding glucodextranase DOMON-like domain-containing protein — translated: MKRREYVSTLASLGLLGTGSGATASNQGVASGQQLRFATSDDTHHPGPPRFTSVYEGFQDKMFIDFDNDHAGGKDRDNLAPSIVGTPDKDPSNYAASDFSWSITSAPSGSNATLEYAPPDGAASNPVQQYDSGDHNVVEFVPDVAGEYVLELDAPDGTHEQWIYAFPSPPSGSGGPPRISIDGHYDSDTDEFVLESNPRLAPGSNRAVADLEVYWRADDRDALTFEQLGGTDSWTVRIPKGDLGGETARLHAAPFDGDVHGMTDTVVLDPASETVEYPNRPPEWMHDGVMYQIFPRSFEGPPPDGEWPFENSNAHFAAFKDRLDYLDDLGVDVIWFTPVVPGESSNWKPQKYKRMQDNPDPDVDPILDFKYSGGGPHGYDALSYFQVAEDLGSQYSIEDYYDDPQTRQAARENAMAEYKEFIQAANDRGIKVCFDLVINHCGRHHEFFQDTIETKGPRTWAYRDVDAWADGQSGRRYSKYFDWFDRMDAPITRDSDGYVIEVAPAETGFAGLRVMPNINYSNVAMREHILAAADFLSGEVGVDAFRCDIAYGVPHSIWKEIRNVVRANDSEFMLLDETIPNDPSMAENEFDMHFDTSDFMGAGAHEIVKGNKGMQSLYGLVDKRRSEGWPDHTLIVNSTGNHDEFRTLDLALDSGARANPEKAQRAVWAAGVALPGVPFVYYGQERQLSKYGIERYNYDGSGEDPRSNDGDVGPGNPSRAFMNWGDQFPQSHLDFYKDVLAYYHEDPVLKPDAKLEGADTRNPVGDILSFRRRKGEQARLVLVNASDGTGYVDVHSSVSTRDLLTGTDVEVGDSQDTPANFDRVGFDTIAVLDAPPNYAVDLELPSGDDDGPGSYNYPASPDFADDAFDLTGFRVEDSGQTYRFEFDIGGQLTNPWNYSEGFSVQHFQVYLRDPQGSGGSTDGRTGTNVTFDSAYHYRLVVDGKNGARVEDAAGSQLATGTVSVSGSTVHVEIDESAISPSLTSLEIAPLVLGFDPDRAGNVVPVQQEPGWKAFGGGDGSGNAPHVIDVATPPSVTASNALSYTNDSKASIPFMSVEEGYATLQSWSDTTGDDTSVYTYPTSPDFQEGALDVTDFVVKANHSRYRFETTFDVPYVRNPFDLPLGFSHQFFQIYIRDPDSSGPSTTSGWGGLGASTEQPYHYRLVVNGQYDRRLEVPDGSGGFTTVSHDVDASVDGDTIAISVPRSVFDGDLTDMEIAPVIAPYDGNTTDNLRDITASAGGFSFGGGTSNDDTRIIDAITPEGASVSSVVSAGTIPFVSFGSGRTIATFSDSAGDDDGPGSYTYPTASIYEDGVFDITSVTFRETDSRYYVDVKLENLNASGYEDGSIAANGFELQTVGIYLRDPQASGGSTTGRNGTNLTFTQNYHYRIHAEGFAGYSAMEDASGSSLSGVLAVGADASTDTISVGVPKHALGVPLERMEATVFVFGQAGGQTGRIRQVEASNGSFTPGGGRDDEMDPNAIDMVDPVGIDQASALSYTDSTKASVPFFAIGGAPSVSGSPALDPDSDGKYEDVDGDGDTDADDAMTLFNNRASDVVTDNVAGFDFNDNGRIDIGDVISLFQEVTN
- a CDS encoding outer membrane protein assembly factor BamB family protein; this translates as MASTTLSLAADSTTVELDGTTTVDLVVDAATNDVSAYDLTVALDTERVADITDVSLATDSSGGAPDQQSVSIAADHNSATVSAAYLGDAVTGSAPTIVTVTVEAVAPGSTDIVLTSGTDSEVSDSAGDAYTITDTDSETITTEDTTGPMAEAGPDTTVASGTVVTFDASASTDNGYILDYEWDFGDGTTDTGETVTHNYGSTGSYTATLTVTDSAGNTGTDTRTVDVADLLTEKWSTDLSGRVQFSTLAVGSQRVFVGGLDATFHALDKADGTVDGAAWTVERAGALADSSPTIDGGRVYVGSGGGTLYAWATDGTQAWQYDTDSAIVSSPVVASDVVYVGTNDGRVLALDDTSNGAELWSYDAGAPIYSAIAVDSGRVFVTTDDGRLVALDTNGSFLWEHDTGAELGHSSPVVSGGTVYLAADAVYAFDPAGGSVLWQQSYGGTVGSSPTVDSGTLYVGDASGTVWALDTGNSGAERWHYETGSTVGSDPAVTGSRVAVGADDGSLYLLDASTGDLVQETAVGGRVRSSPTVVDGVLYVGDDSGTAFALDNV
- a CDS encoding HVO_A0114 family putative DNA-binding protein; protein product: MTEPNVLVVTVDDEPSPYEYGLEAIQALKDGESLDQPATVRFPNESQLTDVFNERTYTLLRVIRDEAPESIRETARLVGRDKKNVHEELTTLEALGVIRFESVGRAKKPVFPYDDLVVTPLAHDSGDGAAAAP
- a CDS encoding ArsR family transcriptional regulator, giving the protein MLSRIELEVLATTKRGNTISDIAGELGYSESYVSRAVSNLTEKGLCYTKRDGRRKRVSPSDARTVEVYQNLVQEYSHIDFPDLLTGKSLEVLYYLDQPRTVTEIADASDNYRNTVNRVLKRFRDRGLVGADDGRYQFNKDFHRLHEFARELAHHLHRQRLDGVTSRGTILWEGYDEFLAQTETEIDAEAFHETGLARFATFGLQFLLTGKRYYFYSEQIDAIEPPDLCCHTLLIDDGTRHQSYCLLLLSHIEVDADALRETASKYGLETEIDALLRYLQNSGDVGDNRLPEWSAFEELAADYGVTVPQ
- a CDS encoding DUF6036 family nucleotidyltransferase — its product is MRPTFGREYVEDEFQQIAAALAEPLTVYLIGGGAMALRDLKGATKDIDLVVADGDAYARLWAVLTDLGYTEIQSLDADYRALGATSCVENDDGCRIDIFNQQVANKLVLTEGMVDRSEPFLTTGPLTVRLVRNVDIFLFKLVAGRDDDIEDMSVLVEAGLDYNFVETELERQIERLGDDQFTTFANEALLELQERYGVTTPIEDRVRELTRRYYHGLEVLQILDEPKSIEEVAAELDLEVSTVNERIAYLEEFDRVTRDGDMIILPEQQRN